The following proteins are encoded in a genomic region of Necator americanus strain Aroian chromosome II, whole genome shotgun sequence:
- a CDS encoding hypothetical protein (NECATOR_CHRII.G6095.T1), translating to MLLRFRMLPYVAISDVEKAFLQVHLNEMDRDATRFIWVRDVDLPVTEDNIVTYRFTRVTFGLNVSPFLLAGTVTYHLHHVVENKELAKEIKDNLYVDNLILAARTPEDLAKKVVDSREIFQDMGMNLREFLANDVNLKDFISQEACAKAAVQKVLGIEWNATGDYLSMCCTLPFIGQVTKRIVARQIAAVYDPLGWLVPLLTQAKHFQQTLWKHKFEWDNILPASLQEQWQKITQNINGFARTFPRRFFTQPQDKDTCIAVFADASDIAMSTCAYLFDGKHSALVMAKCKLPSIKTTTTMPKMEMNALTMAARLTWSVYQAMKEPWPNMSASPPQIVILSDSQIALSWLTTSEEKASPGVLISNRIKEIRKITAALNDEGLTVRFAYVNTKDNPADAGTRGLNQEQLQDHPWWTGPDFLRTPINHWPTIFYPYDWLGTHETEELQPPTEAGTVSITMNSASTRLLQESCNDLIDAKRFSSFKKAKRVTAWALLFIKKLMRSLPQQSVDRIFQKIPELRTIQDTTILLGQHIKAARIALLRNHQSSFLSHYHKKLRNDTLRLYQDKDLLWRSQGRLQNSTLGADAKSPIFVAPNTPLSQLLIKDAHGDYHQGVEHTIATIRQTYWIPKIRQQVRKLVSKCVQCRRLNALPYPYPDMTDLPQQRV from the coding sequence ATGCTGCTACGTTTTCGAATGTTACCTTATGTAGCAATATCGGACGTGGAGAAAGCCTTCTTACAGGTACACCTCAATGAAATGGATAGGGACGCCACGAGATTTATCTGGGTACGCGACGTGGACCTACCAGTCACTGAAGACAACATCGTCACATACCGTTTCACCCGGGTCACATTTGGCCTGAACGTATCGCCATTCCTCTTGGCTGGTACAGTAACCTACCACTTACATCATGTcgttgaaaacaaagaattggCGAAGGAAATCAAGGACAACTTATACGTGGATAACCTGATCCTAGCCGCACGTACCCCTGAAGATCTGGCCAAAAAAGTCGTAGATTCACGCGAGATTTTCCAGGATATGGGGATGAACCTGAGAGAGTTTTTGGCCAATGACGTTAATCTCAAGGACTTCATCTCTCAAGAGGCTTGCGCGAAAGCAGCGGTGCAGAAAGTGCTAGGGATAGAATGGAATGCAACAGGAGACTACCTCTCCATGTGCTGTACTTTACCATTCATAGGCCAAGTCACAAAAAGGATTGTAGCGCGACAAATAGCGGCCGTATACGACCCATTGGGGTGGCTGGTCCCACTGCTGACGCAGGCAAAGCATTTCCAACAAACCTTGTGGAAACACAAGTTCGAATGGGACAATATTCTTCCAGCATCCCTCCAGGAGCAGTGGcaaaaaatcacacaaaacATCAACGGGTTTGCCCGTACCTTTCCACGACGATTTTTCACACAACCTCAAGACAAGGACACTTGCATCGCAGTGTTCGCTGACGCCAGTGACATCGCCATGTCCACATGTGCGTACCTATTCGATGGAAAGCACTCCGCGCTGGTAATGGCTAAATGCAAATTGCCATCGATAAAAACGACCACTACAATGCCAAAGATGGAGATGAACGCATTAACAATGGCAGCTCGATTGACATGGTCAGTATACCAAGCCATGAAGGAGCCCTGGCCAAATATGTCCGCTTCTCCACCACAAATTGTCATCCTTTCGGATTCCCAAATTGCATTGAGCTGGCTAACAACGTCAGAGGAAAAGGCCAGTCCAGGTGTCCTTATTTCCAACCGAATAAAGGAAATACGCAAGATCACCGCGGCCCTAAACGACGAAGGTCTTACAGTACGTTTCGCATATGTAAACACAAAAGACAATCCTGCTGATGCGGGAACACGGGGGCTGAACCAGGAACAGTTACAGGACCATCCCTGGTGGACGGGGCCAGATTTTTTACGGACACCTATCAACCACTGGCCCACGATTTTTTATCCATATGACTGGCTGGGTACTCACGAAACGGAAGAATTGCAGCCTCCCACTGAAGCAGGTACAGTCTCGATCACAATGAACTCAGCATCAACGAGACTTCTGCAAGAATCCTGCAATGACCTGATCGACGCCAAACGCTTCAGCTCCTTCAAGAAAGCAAAGAGAGTGACAGCATGGGCGCTGTTGTTTATTAAAAAACTGATGCGCTCACTACCACAACAGTCAGTGGACAggatattccagaaaataccAGAGCTACGGACCATACAGGACACAACAATACTTTTGGGGCAGCACATCAAAGCGGCACGGATTGCGCTACTCCGAAACCATCAATCTTCATTTCTATCACATTACCATAAAAAACTGCGGAATGACACTTTGCGTCTATATCAAGACAAGGACCTTCTATGGCGATCACAAGGACGCCTCCAGAACTCGACATTAGGAGCAGATGCGAAATCACCCATTTTCGTGGCTCCGAATACACCTCTGTCACAACTCCTCATCAAGGACGCTCATGGCGATTACCATCAAGGTGTGGAACATACAATCGCCACAATTAGACAAACGTACTGGATACCAAAAATACGGCAACAAGTACGAAAACTAGTGAGCAAATGCGTACAATGCAGACGACTAAATGCCCTTCCTTACCCATATCCAGACATGACTGATTTACCACAACAAAGGGTTTAA
- a CDS encoding hypothetical protein (NECATOR_CHRII.G6096.T1): MVGPASLRTKKALLTRYCNNLSRVIERIDSAHTAAQASSDDATSPPRIKASLFELDATAKLAADALNAFTAALDEIDELPEEQDKQANDYIDSSLSLIERARLMAIELDAKNIGDREENDERGWTEMMRPKLPPIPIPIFTGKLQEYTNFWTLFESNVDRQPLTNLQKFNYLLTALRGEPRELIKRYPITEANYTHAIQLLRDKYGDESKLIADLQSRLEMTKADNKSIYAQRRLLEQILPIVTQLEELGITLNGSYPTKKLLSKFSYTLQRQVLERCLLQNKKETDWIMRDVLSELDDLITTQEQISEMIDSIPNKCDDRSRDSHNNNRSKKFLMKNATTKPDPNACMFCGSTQHKSADCTRIPSIHQRRTYMQQHRRCLNCGKEGHFVKDCTSKGCRYCTGMKHHHTLCPQRHNLGETTDQTPPRARTNTNTPQNRPPVPNVPRNTKRHVKTAVATAQPVQTTDSSATYPDITDTAQHSPQDTSILQNSTVDALDNKVLLLTGVARVRDEARDDWKEVEILFDTGADQSFISSALAEELNLKCTKEKELTMYTFGSTDPKPTKCRHTTLDLWDNQGQKHPVRLCTTPVLTSKGQTTQLDHADLAFVAQHNIHLSKPTSNSTSIPQILLGCDQLWGLLDAPLPRFKLPSGLLLIPSKLGYLLTGKQHTFHGIEGQQNEVNISMITMVQAFTESEDEMSRWDRYWTMDSAGICEFTGTKNEEKTAVNEQVVMFFNNTIERRPDGYYVRLPYKDNHPPTTGQSANSSETVTRSNTDAEIESTVITRLRKHIPHPAGKGNY, from the coding sequence ATGGTTGGTCCAGCATcactaagaacaaaaaaggccTTACTGACACGATACTGCAATAATTTGTCTCGGGTAATCGAGAGAATCGATTCTGCTCACACCGCCGCGCAAGCTAGTAGCGATGACGCAACATCTCCTCCACGCATCAAAGCATCGCTGTTTGAACTCGACGCCACGGCAAAGCTAGCGGCAGATGCCTTGAATGCTTTCACGGCAGCGCTGGACGAGATCGATGAACTACCCGAAGAACAAGACAAGCAGGCGAACGACTACATTGACTCATCGCTTTCGTTGATTGAGCGCGCTCGTCTGATGGCGATTGAACTCGACGCAAAAAACATTGGGGACCGGGAGGAAAATGACGAGAGAGGATGGACAGAGATGATGAGACCAAAACTTCCGCCAATACCCATACCCATATTTACGGGAAAGCTTCAGGAATACACCAACTTTTGGACACTTTTCGAATCCAACGTCGACAGACAACCACTCACCAATCTACAGAAGTTTAACTATTTATTAACCGCTTTGCGAGGGGAACCCCGAGAACTGATTAAACGATATCCAATAACCGAAGCCAACTATACGCACGCCATTCAACTTTTGAGGGACAAGTATGGGGACGAATCTAAGCTCATCGCGGACTTACAATCGCGCCTTGAAATGACGAAGGCAGACAACAAATCTATCTACGCTCAACGTCGCCTTCTCGAACAAATTCTTCCCATAGTAACTCAGTTGGAAGAGTTGGGAATAACACTGAATGGCTCGTATCCTACAAAGAAGCTTCTCTCCAAGTTTTCTTACACATTGCAGCGTCAAGTTCTGGAACGCTGCCTCttgcaaaataagaaagaaaccgATTGGATTATGCGGGATGTGCTCTCTGAGCTGGACGATCTGATAACCACACAAGAACAGATCAGTGAAATGATCGATAGCATTCCCAACAAGTGTGATGATCGCAGCAGAGATTCTCATAACAACAACAGATCGAAGAAATTCCTCATGAAGAATGCGACAACAAAGCCTGACCCGAATGCATGTATGTTTTGCGGATCAACGCAACACAAATCAGCTGATTGCACAAGGATTCCAAGCATCCACCAGCGACGTACCTATATGCAACAACATAGGAGATGCCTCAACTGTGGGAAAGAAGGCCACTTTGTGAAAGACTGCACAAGTAAAGGATGCAGGTATTGCACGGGGATGAAGCATCATCATACCCTCTGCCCCCAGAGGCACAACTTGGGAGAGACCACAGACCAAACCCCACCAAGGGCAAGGACAAACACTAATACTCCACAGAACAGACCGCCGGTACCCAATGTACCTCGGAATACGAAACGACATGTGAAAACTGCGGTAGCGACGGCACAACCAGTGCAGACTACCGACAGCAGCGCGACCTACCCGGACATAACGGATACTGCGCAGCACTCACCGCAAGATACATCTATCCTTCAGAATAGTACGGTAGACGCCCTGGACAATAAGGTATTGTTACTGACAGGAGTAGCGCGGGTACGGGATGAAGCGCGTGATGACTGGAAAGAAGTGGAGATCCTCTTCGACACAGGAGCCGACCAGTCATTCATAAGCTCTGCTCTCGCAGAAGAATTGAACCTGAAATGTACAAAAGAGAAGGAGCTCACTATGTACACTTTCGGTTCTACTGACCCTAAACCGACCAAGTGTAGGCACACAACGTTGGACCTGTGGGATAATCAGGGACAAAAACATCCCGTACGGCTATGTACCACACCGGTACTCACAAGTAAAGGACAAACGACCCAACTCGACCACGCGGACCTAGCGTTTGTGGCACAACACAACATCCACCTGTCCAAACCTACGTCCAATTCCACATCCATACCACAGATATTACTCGGATGTGATCAGTTGTGGGGTTTATTGGATGCTCCCCTTCCACGCTTTAAACTCCCATCGGGCCTGCTCCTCATTCCCTCAAAACTCGGATATTTGCTGACCGGAAAGCAGCACACCTTCCACGGAATAGAAGGACAACAGAATGAGGTCAATATCAGCATGATCACCATGGTACAGGCCTTCACAGAATCTGAAGATGAGATGAGCCGATGGGACAGATACTGGACAATGGACTCAGCCGGTATATGCGAGTTCACGGGAactaaaaacgaagaaaaaaccgcAGTTAATGAACAAGTGGTTATGTTCTTCAATAACACAATCGAACGCCGTCCTGATGGGTACTACGTTCGGTTGCCGTATAAGGACAATCACCCCCCCACTACCGGACAATCGGCAAATAGCTCTGAAACGGTTACAAGAAGTAATACGGACGCTGAAATCGAGTCCACAGTTATTACAAGATTACGAAAACACATTCCACACCCAGCTGGAAAAGGGAATTATTGA